The window ACAAAAGTGAGAGACGGTTTATAAAGgcattaaaaaaacaacaaaattaatgacaaCTCCTGACATATTAACTAAAAGATAACCTCTTCATTTAACTCAGCCTATTAACTTTAATACTTTAGttatattatacaaatttgatatatttttatttatatactcaattttttttatgaagtgAGTGTTTAGAATAAgaagtgagttattataatattagttATCTATAAAGTGAGTGTTTAGAATAAgaagtgagttattataatattagttACCTATAAAGTGAGTGTTTAGAATAAgaagtgagttattataatattagttattatgattgagttataatagtttgtataaaaatttttaaactgtttctaaaaataaatattttttgttattttatggGATTTTCGTGACTGACGTTTGGAAAGCAAATTGTGTAAATGTCattgaaaaagttgaaaacgATAATACGAATTGCAGCTCTAATACGTCACCGTTTTGCTAGTAGAGACATTTGATCGAGAATTGACCAATGAGTAGCGTAGTATATGGTTGAAGAAGGCTCGAAGCAGAACCAAGCAACAAAAAATGGCGATGTTCTGTAAATTCATCTCAGATGACGTTTGAAACTCCTAGAAGGAAGGTATTCCTATTCAAAAATGGTGCAGATTCTTCTCCAATGctcttctcctcctcctccgccTCCTTCTCCTACTTCCTCCAGGTATCAccattttccatttccttATTCTTTCTCCATTAATCCCTACGCTTTCTTGTGTTGTGTAATTTTACTTCCATTTTTCTGGGTTCATTTCAATTTGTGATTAAACTCGTGATTCCTGCTGTAGTTTTCGGGTATTTGCGTTGGCATTAGGAAATTTCGTAACTAGGTTGTGCGTTGTTGGACTGTATATTCGAAATAGGATACATGGGTTTAATTCAAGAGTCTTTTCTTAGGTTctgaaaaatggagaaatgaaTTTGCATTTGAACTGAGGTTGCATTCAGTTGGGCGACCGAGTTCATGGATTGAAAATGGCTGTGTACTTGAGTTTGATGTGCAATTGATATCAGTGGTTGAATTGGACACACGGTGTTGAAAGTAGTAATCAATATAATGAACAACTACTTGTGATAGTGTCATAGATGAGATGACTAGACCTCAGTCCTCAATGTTTAGTGCttctttgtttatgtttatttctaTTCTCTCACAACTGTTGGTTCAAACTAACTGATGGTCCATTTTATCAGCCGTTGGCTTTTTTtgcttatttttttcaaatttttttgtcttttttgtaAGCAGGGGAATGCCTGGCAAAGTAATGTTGAAGAATGGTTTTGAGCAATCTTCTCTAAGAAAGCTTGTGTCCCAGCATGTACTCTCTGGATTTGCTGCTTCATTGATATTTCTCACTCAAACAAACCAGGTTAGTGAGTCTATTGATTACTGCAAGACGTTAATGTAAGAACATTTCTAAAGATAGCTAAGTAGTCAACTTCGAGTAGTATCTGATCCATTGTTGATCTGTTTGGTTTGGTGTGCATTTAACTTGCATAATGGCATCAGAATGCCGGCAATTTAGATTCCATTGAAAAGCTTGGATCCCATCATTTATTTGCAAATAATAGGTTCAAATGCTCTAAGAAGCATATGATATGCTGTGTTATGCAATTAGCTCTCTGTTCATAACGTTACACTGAATGAATATAGAGTTTCTTCGCAAGATCCAATGGTATTTGGGATTCATTAATTCATGTCATAGGAGAGGACATATACAGGATTACGTGACAAACTTTATGAATACAAGCAGAGCTTCATGTCTTACATTAGTTTCTTGATCAGGCTATCTCAGGAGATATACCTCGCCGTGAAAACTTGTGTCAGCTTGCAAGTGCAGAGAATGCTGCAGGCCTTCCTTTTGTCAATGATTCTGATGGAGGGGGGAggttgatgatgatgagagGGATGACAGCCAAAAATTTTGATCCTGTTCGATACTCAGGAAGATGGTTCGAAGTTGCATCACTTAAACGTGGATTTGCTGGCCAAGGTCAGGAAGACTGCCACTGCACCCAGGTGAACCTGACTGGTTGGTGTAGCTTATAGTTTCTTTTGTCTCTTGGAATCTGGACGATTACTCGTTTAAtcatatatttcaaacaaCAACCAACCAGTCTTACATGCCTTTTGTGTAATGGAGCGAAAAAATGGCCTGGGCAAACTTAATCATTTACTCTAACGatgttaattattaatcatTTACAGTCCAACAGCCATATGACTAAGTTAAGTCAATGTAGTAATCATACTGACGAATAAGATATTCCACTGTACCAATATGTAGGGTGTTTACACATTTGATATGGCGACACCAGCAATACAAGTAGATACCTTTTGTGTTCATGGAAGCCCCGACGGATATATAACTGGGATAAGAGGAAGAGTTCAGTGTCTTGCAGAGGAAGATTTACAGAAAAACGCAACTGAGCTGGAGAAGCAGGAGATGATCAAGGAGAAATGTTACCTGCGTTTTCCTACATTGCCATTTATCCCTAAGGAGCCATATGATGTCATTGCAACTGATTATGACAACTTTGCTATAGTTTCTGGAGCTAAAGACCTTAGCTTTGTTCAGGTAAATTTAAAGATTCAgtgcatattttagtttggtttaAATACCATTTTGATCCTGGTGGCTGATGCTATAACTTGTGATTTTAAAACGTTCTGACAGCTATACGTATATACAAATGGACTAATTACTgatatttagtttagttttcaaacaatttgCTCATTAAAAACGGCTTAGAACTCCAAttataggattttttttttttgttgcaaaaTCTTCAACTACGATTTTAGAGATTGTTAAAGGAAAACATATAAATGAGATTTCTCTATTTTACTGTCCTTCTCTATTCTATTGATTTGACATTCAAACTTGCAAAACGGAAgaaatatgtttcaatttATACTCCTAAACTTTAGAAATTGTATTAGTTTAAACCTTGAACTTTTGTAAGTTTATCAATGTAAACCCTCCACTAAGACGCCTTTGGAGAAACTTCATGTGAAACTcttaattgtattaattaaaccCGTAAACATTCATAAATGAATcaatttagaattttcttcGAGACTCGTCTATGCATTTACTCTATTGTCTAATTTgtaatattgacttttgaaaattaatgcATGGATGATTTTTAAAGATAGCTATGAAGGAGCCTAAATTGATTAACTTATGAATATTTTGGAGCATAATTGATTCAAATCTTAAGTCTCACGTGATATTATTAGAAaagtattattaaaaagaaatctaagGGAAGGAGTAAACTGATACACTTACAAAAATTTTGTGGTTAAGTTGATATAATTGTTGGTTCTGAGTTTTAACGAATACAACCTTTAAAGGTTAGGGGTACAAATTGATAtttccttctatttttttctttttttcttttcttaataagCAAGGTTTTATTAAGccatacttttcttttagatttgactGCATCTTCAATGGAAATGATACATATGGTTTGTTCTATGTCTGCAACGCGTGTAATGACTACACTAAAACTAGCAAACAGGAGAGTATGATTTGCAAACTATAAAGATGTTTGAGACCATTTTTGGCATACATTGGTGCAGATTACAGAAAGGTAAACAACATGTGTATTTGAACCCTGAATAAATTGGATTACTAGTCTTCATCCCGGGTTAGAATggcatttatttttttaagagttTTTAGCAGTTCGAACCCCATTAGGCTTGGAATCATCAAGTTCTATACTTCAAATGGATAAATGGACTCTCCTTTTACTGAAATTGTAGCTTTGGTGAATGATAAACTACAGAGCGGTCAACTTATAATAACTTGAACGCCATTGTCTGCCCATCTGCATCCCTTCtgattgattattttgatcataaaatataacagATATATTCAAGAACGCCAAACCCGGGACGCGATTTCATAGAGAAGTACaaatcatatttgtcaaactTCGGGTACGATCCAAGCAAAATCAAGGACACTCCTCAAGATTGTGAAGTAATGTCAAATAGTCAGCTAGCTGCAATGATGTCAATGAGTGGAATGCAACAAGCTTTGACAAATCAGTTTCCAGATTTAGGGCTGAAGGCTCCTATTGAACTCAACCCTTTCACAAGTGTATTTGATACTTTCAAAAAGCTACTAGAACTCTATTTCAAGTAGTAGTTCTGCTGTGCTATCCGTGTTGTTGAGCACGCTGGTTTAAACGCTAATTATtgctttatttaaattatcgattattttctcaattgctttatttaaattatcgattattttctcattctcaCGGTTTTCTGAAATAACATCCtcaattttgagattttgttatattgacGGGCACAAGACCGATAGGCCTCGGATCACCAAGGTGAATGTACGTAAGAGGAAAGAGAGGGGGTGTGATACGTGTAAGGAAATTGTTGAGTGGTATGGGCCCATAGGAATATTGTTAGTTAGGGGCTGATGAGAGGAGTATATATCTCGTGTGGTTATCGGGTTGGATCatctttttgctattttttcttgattgtAATAGCTCTCTGTAATAAAGGAAATCCATCCTTATTGTTGACTCATAAAGGAAGAGATGAgagcaaaaaaggaaaaggaaatctGCTTTAAGTGTGATGGAAAACTTTGTTTCGGCCATTAGTGTAAGAAGAAAGATTTGTAGTTTATGTTCATTCAGAAGGGAGAAGACATGTCGCCCGATGAATAAAAGCAACAATGTTGGATTTGACAATACAAAAGTAAGGGATGGAGAGGAAAATGATGCCGTTGCAACAGAGAAGGCTAATTTGTCTCTAAGTTCAATGGTTGGAGTTCATGCTTCCCTAAGACTATGAAGGTCAAGGGAAGCATTTTAGGAAGAGAGGTGATTGTATTAATTTGTCGAGGAGCCATCCACAACTTTATTGATGAGGAATTAGTCTTAGATCTGTATAACGCACAGGTGAATATGGAGTGGTGTTAGGACGAGCAGATTGTTCAAGCGACATGAGTTTGCAAaggtgttttttctttctatttctaatttatcCATAATCCGTAATTTCCTTCATCTGCCTCTCGGAACTGCGCATGTGATTTTAGGCATAACATGGTTGGAGGCCTGGGGAACAATCGAAATAGATTATCACCTGtcgattatgaaattttaggtTAGGGAATGGCTCTAGTTCAGCTACATGTGATCGAAGTTTGGTGAAATcccaatttttcttaaagtcTACAATGAAAGCATTTGGGGAGGAAGATCAAGGTGTGTTGATTTGAACTTAGTGCTATGGATATGGGAATAAAGAAAGACATCAATATTGAGTTTCATAAACAAATGGCTGGAATTTGATAGGCAATTCGGGTTGTGCTTTAGCGTTATGAACAAGTTTTTTTGCTACGACTACACACTACCTCCCCAAATAGACCATGATCATTTGATAGAGTTGGAACTTGGAACGCCACTTATCGGTTCAACAATATTGATATcctcaatttcaaaatgtcaAGATTGAAAGAATGATTTGGGAAATGCTGATGCTTGAAATTGTCCTGCCTAGCTAAAAATCATTCTCTAGTCGTCTGATATTGGTTACGAAAGATGGTAGTTGGCAATTCTATGTCAGCCCTTAACCCAGCTATCGTACCATATAAGTATGTCATTCTCATGGTTGATGGTTATTGGATGAATTGTTTGGAGCCACTTTCAAAAGTAGACTTGAACTTTGAGTATCTTCATATTCATACGTGGGCTTCGTGTGTGTTGGGTTTTATGTCTTAAATCTCatagataaatataatatattgacCGTcattaataaagttttatttttgtaatttcaattaaagttttatcgattattagttttgtcttcataccctaaatccaataaactaacactataagaaattgaaacaattGCGACGACAGAAATAACGTCGTCGTTGATCACCTTTCGCCGACACACAAAATGTTACGTCACggaaagtaaaattaaatttaatgcgTTCACTTTTCGCGACGCATACAATGGTACGTCGCAGAAAGGGACTTTTTGCGACGTAGAGGAACAAGACTTCTcagaaagttcaaaattaaatttaacgCGTTCACTTTTTCCGACGCCACCCTACCAAACGTGGCAGAAAGTGAAtgcattaaatttaatttaaaacttttcgCGACGTGCAACTTGCCACACGTTGGAGAAAGTGGAAATTATAACGACAAATTTCCACTTTCCCGACGTATGGCAAGGGGCACGccgaaaagaaaatttaataataattattgtttaacctttttttcGACGTGCAACCTGTCACACGtcacaaaaaatatttgtattgaAGTGATAATGGTCACCTTTCCCCAGCGTGTAGTAGGGGGCACATGTGAGaaagttcaaataataaatttattatttaaactttctcCGACGTTTGTACTTCATACGTCGGTGAAAGGTATCTTCCTCGACATCTTCGAAGACGTCGGAGAAAGTCAACACATAACATAATGTAAAACGAAAAATAACCCAAAATCAATcaagagagagggagaggaggAGAGTTGTGCTGTCGTCGTTGTCCGTCTTCGCCATTGCCACCGTCGGGATTCTCTTctattcttctcttctttttcatttcaactttttcgCTTCACTATATCCTCCAAATCATAGCAGAGCCAAAATCCAGAGCACCGTAAAATGTGTTTATGAATCCATAGTGAAACAcaaagttaaaacaaaaattcacgAAGAAACTACAAGAATAATAGAAGTATGCAATTGAAACGGAACGTAACAacctagaagaagaagaagaagaaaaagaataaaaagaaaagaaaacaaggttTAGAATTTCCCCGAAATGACGTTAGAGAAGGGTTCTGCGACGTCACGATAGGGAAGGATTTCGTGACGTCACATCGCATAAACCCTTCCTCAATGTGCTGACAATGTGCGTCGGTGAACGTTTTCCCGTCGTCGACGCGATCTGCGTCGGGGAAAGTATCCCCGACGTACATGCCGACGTTGTCTGAGACATCGAGGTAACCTTCTCCGATGTGTTTTAGTGTTTTTACCGACGTGAAGCTGCGTTGGGAAAGACCCTATTTCTTGTTGTGTAATATCCTAAGCTATTAATAAGTCTTGAACCGTATGTAGAGATATGCAGggatcaatgttcaagatATAGCTTAAAGgatctatagtatagggataaagTTTAGTACCTTATTCTGGTAACACTAACAAatgcaatgatccaacgcATTCGCGTAGGTGACATGGGAGAGAGGTTATCCTATATAACGAGTTTGCATAACACCGGACCATGAAATAATAACCACCATCCTAGATAACTttgtcttaatcttgagtgtattatgaactcctgttcgcAAGGGATTGTTCTTTCATTTGTATAGATGAGAGTGACAAGTTGCCGACTCAATATGCTTACCATTTTAGGGACAAGATCGAGTGAAGAGCTAAAAACATAATCACTCAAGATCAAATTCACTCCTTTCTGACTTTaaggtaagtagatgagtggttccttaaatggtgtctccgaGACTTGAACAagttggaccataaacaagttgttaaTTAGAGAAGTACTGTtatttaaggactagaagTCACTCAGGAAAAAAACGGTAATTTGCCACAACTAGTATTATAGAAATTTGTGAATGACTTACTTTTATTGGTTTATATTTGTGGAcagaaaaatatatctacagtgagaaggGTTCAACTGTGAGTCATTATTGGGGTGTACACATGGTTAACGAATACTAATTAAggtggttaatgagtttagccaaatTAATTTCATGTCATTGTAGCGTTTGCTCGATCGATTTATTAGGTCtccttcctagctcgtaaagggtaataaGGTTAATGTATAttgattgtaatttgaaatgtacAAAGTTACTTTggtaattaatataatgtatgaCGATACATTATAgtataaagtttatttttataattaaactttattatataaatgagaaattgtcaaaaatagcaaatttgataaaatatttagaacatatggcaaaattttcagattctatcaacAATAAACATTGATAGCCATTGATATGCTTCTATCAGTGACATTTATAGACAAcgatagaagtctattagtGGCTACCATGGATAGAACTCaaatttttgctatagcttgtaaatattttaatttattttgctattttttaaaatgacccttatataaatttagttttttatatattcaaaattaatttaggagaaaataaaatatgtgaatGAGttctaatattaatttaatgtgaattagattcttattaaaattagaggttaaaatttaatgtgtataggttatgagagaaattgaTACACATGAAAACTATAGGTTATgagaaaaatttataaatgaacattcaaatttggattaaataaaggggtttttttttaaaaatataacaaaacggtaaaatatttacactgtatagaacaattttgaaaacggaaAAAGCTCACATGcctacaatgaaaaatacccAAAATGCTCTCGTCAACATGCAATTAGTTAGCGcttgtaatatatttgatacacaatcatttagatttcgtcatattctttttttttgttacacgatcgtttagatttgactactagtttttttcaagattatttgGTATACGATTGTTTACATTTGgctacatgatcgtttagatgtgactactttttttttttaaagattttttggtacacaatcgtttatatttggtaattattttaaaaaataaataataaataaataaatattttatatttggtacacgaaccatataacagtttgaaagaaaataaaagaaaaattccataaaaagaagagaaaaagacgatggaaagaaaaataaaaattgcacgaaaaaaaaaaatgaagagcaaatctagaatatttaaaaaatggccAACTTCATgagctttttcattttgttacattgACCATAATTGgtattttggtatatttatgaaaatttctcttatatttaatttaacaattaactaattagagaattaattaatagtctaatttaattctatttaatttaattaattaattaaaattgtagtTATGTgagatatattaatttaaatgtgatttagttaaggagtttttttaaaaatagaacaaaat of the Cucumis sativus cultivar 9930 chromosome 3, Cucumber_9930_V3, whole genome shotgun sequence genome contains:
- the LOC101212269 gene encoding chloroplastic lipocalin isoform X1, producing MVQILLQCSSPPPPPPSPTSSRGMPGKVMLKNGFEQSSLRKLVSQHVLSGFAASLIFLTQTNQAISGDIPRRENLCQLASAENAAGLPFVNDSDGGGRLMMMRGMTAKNFDPVRYSGRWFEVASLKRGFAGQGQEDCHCTQGVYTFDMATPAIQVDTFCVHGSPDGYITGIRGRVQCLAEEDLQKNATELEKQEMIKEKCYLRFPTLPFIPKEPYDVIATDYDNFAIVSGAKDLSFVQIYSRTPNPGRDFIEKYKSYLSNFGYDPSKIKDTPQDCEVMSNSQLAAMMSMSGMQQALTNQFPDLGLKAPIELNPFTSVFDTFKKLLELYFK
- the LOC101212269 gene encoding chloroplastic lipocalin isoform X2, translated to MVQILLQCSSPPPPPPSPTSSRGMPGKVMLKNGFEQSSLRKLVSQHVLSGFAASLIFLTQTNQAISGDIPRRENLCQLASAENAAGLPFVNDSDGGGRLMMMRGMTAKNFDPVRYSGRWFEVASLKRGFAGQGQEDCHCTQGVYTFDMATPAIQVDTFCVHGSPDGYITGIRGRVQCLAEEDLQKNATELEKQEMIKEKCYLRFPTLPFIPKEPYDVIATDYDNFAIVSGAKDLSFVQQTGEYDLQTIKMFETIFGIHWCRLQKDIFKNAKPGTRFHREVQIIFVKLRVRSKQNQGHSSRL